The following DNA comes from Paraburkholderia sp. PGU19.
CCGGGCAATGCGGGCGCGATGATCGTCGCGTCAGGCGTCGACATCTGACGCACATAGGGCATCGAAAGCCGTCTGTTGCGCCCGGCCGGAGGGGAATGTCGCGCAATGGAGACATGGTAAGGCTTCGAAATAATGCGCAATCGATGCGCAATCACGCAACAGGCCGACGGTTTGCAGGCTGTCCGAGGCTTGCCGGCACGATGATGGACGACGGGTTGTGTTTTAATCACGGGTACTGTGGTTGTCTTTCAACGTCTCTGTCCTCCATCACCATCAGATGTCCCCGTCGTCAAGTCCGAACTGCTGGAAAAACTGTGGGCGCGCATGAGCGAGCGCGGGGATTTCCCGATGCTCTCGCAGGCGCTGCGCACCACCGTGTCGGCGATGAATAACGACGATCTGGACTTCACGTCGCTCGTGCAGGTCGTGCTTTCGGATGTCGGCCTCACGCAAAAGGTGCTGCGGCTCGCCAATTCGGCGATGTACGTCGCCTTCGGCGGCAACATCACCACCGTGACCCGCGCGCTGATGGTGCTCGGCATGGATACCGTCGGCCATCTCGTGGTCGGGATGAAGATCGTCGATCACTTTCATCACAGCGCGCCGCACCGGATTGACGCGAAGCTCGAACTGAACCGCGCGCTGCTATGCGGAACGGTTGCGCGGCGCATCACCGAAGGCGTCGATCTGCGCGTTGCGGAAGAAGCCGTGGTGTGCGCGCTGATGCGTCAGGTGGGCAGGCTGCTGGTGGCGTTCTATCTGGAAAGCGAATGGGACCGGCTGCGCCGCACGGCGGCGACCGACCAGATCGACGATAGCGACGCCTGCGCACAACTGCTCGGCGTGAGCTTCGAGGACATCGGCAGCGAGGCGGCGCGCCGCTGGCGTCTGCCGGACACGATCTCGGCGGGGATGCAGGCCATCGGCGCGGCATCGGACGAGCCGCTCTCGGAACATGTGCGCTGGCTGCGGGCCGTCAACAGCTATTCGACGGAAGTGGCCAACCTGCTCGTCACCCAGCAGCCGGGCGACGAACTGGAACGCTGCCTCGCCGAACTCGCGAGCCTCTACAGCGACGCGCTGAGGATCGATGCGGCGAGGCTCGACGCGTTGAGCGCCGCGTTGATCGACGAAGAAAGCAACGAAGGGCTGATGCAGGAGATTTCCGAGCTGCGCGCGCACGCCGATGCAATCGTGCGTACCGGCAAGTCCGCGCAGGCGCGGCTTTCGGCGGGTCTTGAAGACTTGCGTGCGCTGCCGTCGAGCAAGGCGCTCCTGCCCGTGCTGACGCTCGCTTCCGAAACCATTCTGGCGGGCCTGTCGATGTCGCGCACGCTCGTGTTCGTGCGCCAGGCCGACGCGCGCTATCACGCGCGCATCGGTTTCGGCCCCGACATGGAACGCATGCTGCCGACGCTCAACTTCGGCGCAGGCTTTCAGCCCGACGTGTTCCATCTGGCCATTGCGAACCCCGTCGGCATCTTCATCGAGAACGCGCACGAGCCGCGCATGGAAGCGCGTCTGCCCGACTGGTTCAAGGCGCATCTCGCCGATGCGCAGGCGTTCGTGCTGCTGCCCGTGAAGGCCAACGACACCACGGTCGCGCTCGCGTACGGCGACTGGACCGACGTGCAGGCCGTGCACAAGATCACGCAACCGGAAATGGCGATCCTCAACGAGCTCACGCGTGAGCTGAGCCGTTTCTTTTTCGGCGCGAATCTCGAAGAAGCTGAAATGCTTTGAGTTTGCCGTGCGCGACGCGGGCGCGCGTCGGCGCCAGGGCGTTCAGCGTTGCCAGCCCGCCAGCAGTGCGGGCAAGTGCGCCATCTCTTCAAATACCTCTGCGACACCGATCGCTCTCAACGCTTCTTTCGAGCTATGGCCTTTTTCGCTGGGACTGTAGCCGAACACCGTCGCGCCCGCCGCGCGGCCCGCCGTGGCGCCCGTCACGGTGTCTTCGATCACCGCGCAACGCGCAGGGTCGACGCCGAGTCCCGCGGCTGCGGCGAGATAAACGTCCGGGTGGGGTTTGTTGCGCGACGTCTCTTGCCCGCTGAAGATGCGTCCTTCGAAGTCGTCGAGCACGCCGGCTTTCGCGAGCTGCAAGCGTAGCTTGACGCGGTCCGCGCCGGATGCGACGGCGATCCGTCCATCGAGTCGCGCATGCAACGCAGCGACGGTTTCGACAATGCCTTCGATCGCCGTCACTTCGCGTTCGAGTGGAGCATTGCGGCGCTCGCGAAAGGTTTCGAGCCAGGTGGGCGTGATACGAACGCCTGTTTTCGCTTCGATCAGCGGCGCCTCGTCCATCACCGTCTTGCCGACGAAGATCGACATCGCTTCGTCGACACTCAGATGCCAGCCCAGTTCGCCGAGCATCGCTGCCAGCACGGTGTTGGTGATCGTTTCCGAATCGACGAGCACGCCGTCGCAGTCGAATAACACGGCGTCGAAGGGAAAAGCAGACATCGCGGTCCTTTTTGGGTCGGTCAAAACCTGTAAGGGTACCGCGATTGGAGACAGGATGCGCTGATGTGGCCGCGCGCCTTCGGCGCAGCGGCCACCCATCACACGATCAGAAGCGGTGACGCAGACCGACGCGCGTCACGAACTGCGTGTTCGCGCCTGCATTGCCGATGAACGACGAAGACGAGCCGATCTCAGCCTGCACGGGCACGTTGCGGCCCGCTACGACGTTGCTGCCCGACGCCTTCTGGTAGATCCCCAGCAGGTAGACATCGGTGCGCTTGGACAGCGCGTAGTCGACCGAACTGTTGATCTGATGCCACTTGCCTTCGAAGCGGTCGTCGAGCTTCGAGAACGTGTAGCCCAGGCCCGCCGACAGCGCCGGCGTAAAGCCCAGCGTCCACCGATTTCATAGTTGTTCAGCTTCGACGATTCGCCCGTGAGCGGCTCGAACTTCGTGTGCGTCCAGTTCGCGAACACGAGACCGGAAGCGATCGCGTAGCGGGCACCGACGCCGAAGGTTTCGAGGTCGCGCAGGCCGAGCGTGTTGATGTTCGCGATGCTCACGCTGAACGCCGGCGTCGCGCCGTTCGGGAAGCGGATGTTCGTGTACGCCGCGCCGATTCCGAACGGACCCGTCGCATAGTTCGCGCCGAAGCTGTACGTGCTCGACGAACCTTGCGTGCCGCCCGTGCCCGTCGTGGTCGGGGTGCCTGCGAACTGCGTCGAGTTCGAGAAGCCGTACATCGCGCCGAACGTCAGGCCCGCGAAGTTCGCGCTGCTGAACTTCACTGCGTTGTTGATCCGGCTCGACGTCAACTGGTCGAGATCGTTGATGTGATACGCGTAGTTGCCGGCGGGCGTCTGGCTACCCATCGTGTAGTTCGCACCGATGTAGTCGGTCGAGAACGAGTACTGACGGCCGAAGGTCAACGAGCCGATGCCGTCCTTCGCCAGACCCACGAACGCCTGACGGCCGAACAGCGCGCCGCCCTGGCCCGACGTGCCGTCGCCCGTGCTGAAGCCGCTTTCGAGCACGAAGATCGCCTTCAGTCCGCCGCCGAGATCTTCCGTGCCGCGCAGGCCCCAACGGCTGCCCGATGCAACGCCGTCGCCGTATTTGACGAGACTGTCATGTCCCGTCGAAGTCGCCACCTTGTTTGCGTACGTGATACCGGCATCGAGCAGGCCGTACAACGTGACGCTGCTTTGTGCCTGCGCAACGATGCTGAAACTCCCGAGAGCCGCTGCGGCCAGGATGGTCTTTTTCATTCTGTTCCTTCTTGTAGTGAATGCCTGCGCGCCCGTTGGCGGCGAGCGCGCGGCATGGTGCGAAAACGTACTGCTAAAGGCGGCACGAAATGTCAAATCGAGCAGGGGCCTCATGCGTGGGCGCACGATTTCGCGTTTCGATGCCGGTGTAATCCTGCTGGCGCGGCGTGTGATGAGACAGCCGCGTGTGTTGCTGACGTCCTGTCTTCCAGTTTTCGTGGAGCGGACGGACTGCTTGATGCACCGCTGGACCGGGAGTTCAGCCGTACCGTTGTGATCCGGGGAATATAACGAGATGTTAGCGGACAGTAAACGTTTGTGAGGTGAGTTGTAGCCTTTTGTCCACAAAACCGTCATAGGCAGATTCAGTGGACGAACTTGAATCGTCTGCTTGACGGATTGTATGACAGGAATATAATCCAACCCATCAACCGGCCGCCTGCGTTCCGACGCAAAACGCAACACGGTATGCAAAAGCGGGCGCACAAGAAAACGCTAACGTCACGGAGGCAGCATCATGCAGATGGATGCCAGTATCGGAGCACGCCTGGACAGACTGCGTCTGTCCGGCTTCCATTGGCGTCTGCTGGGCCTGATCGCGGCCGGCATGTACTTCGATTCGTTCGACATCTACATCGCCGGCACCGTGCTCGCCGCGATGATCCACAGCGGCGAATCCACGCTCAGCCTCAACGCCACGTTCGTCTCCGTCACCTTCATCGGCATGATGACGGGCGCGTGGCTTTCCGGGCTGCTCGGCGACCGCTTCGGGCGCCGCTTCTGCTATCAGTTCAATCTCGGCATCTACGGCTTCGCATCGATTGCCGCAGCGCTCGCGCCGTCGATCTACTGGCTGATCTTCTTCCGTCTCGTGATGGGCGTGGGCATGGGCGCGGAGATCGTGGTCGGCTATGGCACGCTGAGCGAGTTCATTCCGGCCGACTGGCGCGGCCGCTTCGGCACCATCCTCAATCTGATCATCAACACGTCGCTGTTCCTGTCGACCTTCCTCGGCTGGCTGATCGTCCCGCAATACGGCTGGCGCTGGATGTTCGCGATCGCGGGATGCGGCGCGCTGTTCGTGTGGTTCCTGCGCAAGTCGATGCCGGAGTCGCCGCGCTGGCTCGCGTCGCGCGGACGCGGCGATGAAGCGCGGGAGATCGTCGAACGCATCGAGACTGCGTGCGGTACCAGAACCAGTTATCCCGTCAACGCATCCGAACCTTCCACGCGCGAGTTCCATTCGAACGACACAGGCCGTCTCGCTGATCTGTTCTCGCGCCGGCTGCTCACGCGCACGATCACGGCCATCACGGTTCTCGTCGCGCTCTTCACGGTCAACTATGCATTCGTCAGCTGGATACCGACGTTCCTCGTCAAGCAGGGACACAGCGTTTCCAGTTCGCTCGGTCTGACCGCCGTGATGTTCGCGGGCGGCCCGATCGGCTCGCTAATCGCCTTTGCACTCGCCGAGCATCTGGGCCGGAAGTGGGGCATCGTATTGTTTTCGCTCGTGTGCGTGGCCTTCGGCGTTGCCTATCCGTTTGCGCAGTCGGCGGTTGCGATCACGGCGCTCGGCTTCGCGATCACCTGCTGCATCTACGTGCTGTCGTCGTTCAGCGTCGCGACGTATGTGCCCGAACTGTTCCCGACGGAACTGCGCCTGCGCGGCTCGGGCCTTGCGAATACGGTGGGCCGCGCGGTCAGCATCGTCGTGCCTTATGCAGTGGCGAGCGCGTTCATGCGCTTCGGCATTGCGGGCGTGTTGACCTTGATTGTAGGCACGCTGCTGGTTCAGGCGCTGATCGTCGGCGTGCTCGGCGCGGAAACGAAGCAGAGGTCGCTCGAATCGATTGCCGCCGACGCCGATGTCACGAACGCGGAAACCATCGAAGGCGGCGCGACGGCGGCCATGAAATAACCGCCGTGCTGCCTACGCTGCGACGGATCACTGCACAAACAAAGGACACTCGAGACATGTCATCGCCCACTGAGAACTACCGTATCTACGCAGTCAAGTACGCGCATTTCGAGCGACGCTCTCGCGACAACTTCATCGGCGGCGATTCGCATGATGTGCCGATGCCGCTCGATTACTTCGTATGGGCCGTGGTGGGCGAATCGCGCACGTTCATCGTCGATACGGGCTTCGATCAGGCAATGGCCGACAAGCGGGGCCGCACGATCACGAACACGGTGGAGCGCGGGCTGAAGCAGATCGGCATTCGCGCCGATGACGTCGAAGACGTGATCATCACGCACATGCATTACGACCACGCGGGCAATAGCTCGCTGTTTCCGCGCGCGCGTTATCACCTTCAGGATCGCGAGATGGCGTATTGCACGGGGCGCTGCATGTGTCATCACGCGCTGAGTCATCCGTTCGAGCCGGAAGACGTGAAGTCGATGGTTGGCCGCCTGTTCGATGGGCGCGTGCAGTTTCATGACGGCGCGTCGGAGATCACGCCGGGACTGAGCGTGCATTGGGTGGGCGGACATACGAACGGCTTGCAGGTCGTGCGCGTGCATACGGAGCGCGGCTGGGTTGTGCTCGCGTCGGATGCCTCGCATTTCTACGCGAACATGCAGGAGCATCGGCCGTTCCCTGTCGTCTACAACGTCGGCGACATGCTCGAAGGTTATGAGGCTGCACATCGGCTGGCAAGCTCGCCGGAACACGTGATTCCGGGCCATGATCCCGCTGTGCTGACGCGCTATCCGTCACATGATCGCGAGATGGAAGGCTGGATCGTGCGTCTCGACGCGCAAGCGCGCTGAGCGGGCGGCACGCATGATGCTGAATGGCAAAGGCGCTTTGGTGACAGGTTCGTCAAACGGCCTGGGTCTCGCGATGGCGCGAGCGCTCGCGGGCGCAGGCTGCGACATCGTATTGCACGGACTCGAAGCGCCACAGCAGATGACGCAGACCACGGACGAACTGGCATCCGCGTTCGACGTCAACGTCGCCTACGTGCAAGCGGATCTCGCGACGCCCGCAGGCGTCGATGCTTTGATCGGTGCCGCGCACGAACGCGTGAAGACGCTCGACGTGCTGATCAACAATGCCGTCGTACGTCATTTCGCGGGCATCGAATCATTTCCAATCGAGCATTGGAGCAGCGCGCTCGCGGTGAATCTGACGGCCGCATTTCGCGCGATTCAACTGACGTTGCCCGGCATGCGCGAGCGCGGCTGGGGACGCATCTTCAACATGACGTCGGTGTACGGGGCGCGCGCTGTCGCCAATCGCGTCGATTACGTGACGACGAAGACGGCGCTGCTCGGGCTGACACGTTCCGTGGCAATCGAGACAGTGAATCAAGGCATCACATGCAATGCGATCTGTCCGGGCTCGGTGCTGACGCCGAACATCGACGGACGCATCAACGCGTTGATGGACGAGAGCGGACTGAATCGCAGCGATGCAGTGCGCGAGTTCCTCAAGGGCAAGCAGCCGACGGGCGAACTGGTCGAAGCCGCGCATGTCGGCGAGATGGTCGTGTTTCTGTGCGGACCGGCGGCGAGCCAGATCACGGGCGCGATGATGCCGATAGAAGGAGGCTGGCTTGCAGGCTGATTCCATCGATGCCAACGCGTTGCGCAGCGGCGCATTGACTCGCGCACTTGCATGCTTCGTCGCCGGTACGCAGTGGCATGACTTGCCCGCTAACGTACGCAACGAAGCGAAGCGCTCGCTCGTCAACTACTTCGCGGTCGCGCTGGCAGGATCGCACGATCCGACGCTCGACAAAGCCGTCAACGTCTATCAGCGTTTTCGTGCCGATGAAAACGCGAGCATCGTCGGACGCAGCGAGCGCACGGACATGCTGAATGCAGCCGCGCTCAACGCGATGAGCGCGAACGTCTACGACTTCGACGACACACATATCCCGACCATCATTCATCCCACGGCGCCCGTCGCGGCCGCACTGTTCGCGCTTGCCGAATCGCATGCGATGAGCGGCGAAGCGCTGCTGCTCGCGTTCGTGCTCGGCGTCGAAGTGGAATGCCGGATCGGCAACGCGGTGTCGCCGGAGCACTATCAGCGCGGCTGGCACATCACGTCGACATGCGGTGTGTTCGGCGCGGCTGCAGCCGTGGCGAAGGCGCTCGAGCTTGATGAACAACATATCGTTTGGGCGCTCGGCAATGCATCGGTGCAAACGGGCGGACTGGTCGAAACGCTCGGCACGATGTCGAAGAGTATCAGTGTCGGCAATGCGGCGCGCAATGGACTGCTGTCCGCGCTGCTTGCAGAAGACGGCTTTTCGGGCCCCGATGCGCCGCTCGAAGGCGAGCGCGGCTTTCTGCGCGTGACGGCTTCGCAACCGTCATGGACTGCGCTCACGCATGAACTCGGGCATGAGTGGGAACTACTGAAGAACACCTACAAGCCGTATCCCTGCGGCGTCGTGCTGAACCCGGTGATCGACGCATGCCTCGATCTTCGCCGCGACGCGCGCTGGTCGCTCGACGATATCGAACAGATCGAACTGACGGGCCATCCGCTGCTGCGCGAGCGCACCGACCGGGCGGGCGCAGGCACGGGCCGCGAATCGCAGGTCAGTGCGCAGCATGCGGTCGCCGTGGTGTTGTCGCGCGGCAAGGCTGGCCTCGATGAGTTCAGCGATGCCGCTGTCGCCGATCCGTCGCTACGTGCGCTTGGAAGCCGCCTGCGTTTCATCGATAACGCGTCGTGGCCCGTTGAGTCGGCACAGGTGACGATCGTGCTGCGCTCGGGCGAACGCGTCGCGCACCGCGTGCATGCCGCGCGCGGCAGTCTCGCCGCGCCACTCGCCAACGTCGAACTGGCGGACAAGCTGCATCAACTGGCCGCGTATTCACGCTCGGGCGTCGATGCGCAAGCGTTGATCGCCAGATTATGGAAGTTCGAGACCGAGACGGACGCGGCCGCAGTGATGCGTCTCGCGCGTGCGCGCGGTTCGAATTGACGCGGAATTTTTTCATTCATGAGGATTGTCATGTCGAGTAGTCAGGCATCAAGTCAGCAACGCGGGCCATCGCTCGGTTTCGTCGGCGTCGGCACGATGGGGCGGCCGATGGCGCGGCGGCTGATCGAAGCGGGTCACACGGTGATCGTGTACGACCGCGATGAAGCTGCCGTCGCGGAACTCAAGGCGGCGGGCGCGCAAGTGGCCGCGTCGGTGCGCGAAGTGGCCGACAGCGCGCGCGTCGTGTTTACGAGCTTGCCCACGCCCGCGATCTTCAAACAGGTCGCGCTCGGCGACGGCGGCCTGATCGAAGGCAGTGCGATCAAGGTGCTGGTCGATCTGTCGACGGTCGGCTCGCGCATCGAAAAGGAAGTAGCAGAAGGGCTGCTCGCAAAAGAAATCGAAACCGTCGACGCACCCGTGAGCGGCGGCGCAGCGGGCGCGAAGAAGGGCACGCTAGCGATCATGGCGGCGGGCAATCCCGTTGCGCTCGAAGAAGTGCGCGGGCTGTTCGACGTGCTGGGCAAGGTGTTCGTCGTTGGTGACAAGGCGGGGCAAGGGCAGTTGCTGAAGCTGCTGAACAACATGTTGTCGTCGACGGCGTTCGCGATCACGTCCGAGGCGTTCGTCGCGGGCATGCGCGGCGGGCTGGACCCGGAAGTGATGATGTCGGTGATCAATGCGGGCAGCGGCAAGAACGGCGCGACGCTCGACAAGTTTCCGAAGCACGTGTTGCCCGGCACATTCGATTTCGGCTTTCCTGTCGGCAGCGTCTGCAAGGACATCGGCCTTGCCGTCGACGAATGCCAGGCGCTCGGCGTGCCGATGTGGGTGGGCAGCGTCGCACGCCAGATGTGGAACTACGCCGCGATGCAGGACGGCGCCGCGCGCGATATGACGGAACTCGTCAAATACGTCGAACGCTGGTCGTCGGTCGACGGCCTTGAAGATTGACGCAGTACCGAATCGAACACACAACACGGAACACGGAGAACACTATGATCGTTGAAATGCGCATCTATCACTGCGCGCCGACGCGCCTGCCGGCCTTGCTCGACCGCTTCACGACGCACACACTCGGTTTCTTCGAGAAGTACGGCATCCAGCAGATCGGCTTCTGGACCACGTTGATCGGCCCGAGCAATCACGCGCTCACGTACATGATCCAATGGGAAAGCCTGGCCGAGCGCGAGCAGAAGTGGAATGCGTTTCAGGCCGACGCTGACTGGATCGCGACGCGCGCCGCGTCGGAAGCGCAGCGTCCTATCGTCGAGCGCATCGAGAATCATTTTCTGAGCCCGACCTCGTTCTCCGCGCTGCGCTAGGAGACGGATGCCATGACACAGAAA
Coding sequences within:
- a CDS encoding HDOD domain-containing protein; translated protein: MSERGDFPMLSQALRTTVSAMNNDDLDFTSLVQVVLSDVGLTQKVLRLANSAMYVAFGGNITTVTRALMVLGMDTVGHLVVGMKIVDHFHHSAPHRIDAKLELNRALLCGTVARRITEGVDLRVAEEAVVCALMRQVGRLLVAFYLESEWDRLRRTAATDQIDDSDACAQLLGVSFEDIGSEAARRWRLPDTISAGMQAIGAASDEPLSEHVRWLRAVNSYSTEVANLLVTQQPGDELERCLAELASLYSDALRIDAARLDALSAALIDEESNEGLMQEISELRAHADAIVRTGKSAQARLSAGLEDLRALPSSKALLPVLTLASETILAGLSMSRTLVFVRQADARYHARIGFGPDMERMLPTLNFGAGFQPDVFHLAIANPVGIFIENAHEPRMEARLPDWFKAHLADAQAFVLLPVKANDTTVALAYGDWTDVQAVHKITQPEMAILNELTRELSRFFFGANLEEAEML
- a CDS encoding HAD family phosphatase — protein: MSAFPFDAVLFDCDGVLVDSETITNTVLAAMLGELGWHLSVDEAMSIFVGKTVMDEAPLIEAKTGVRITPTWLETFRERRNAPLEREVTAIEGIVETVAALHARLDGRIAVASGADRVKLRLQLAKAGVLDDFEGRIFSGQETSRNKPHPDVYLAAAAGLGVDPARCAVIEDTVTGATAGRAAGATVFGYSPSEKGHSSKEALRAIGVAEVFEEMAHLPALLAGWQR
- a CDS encoding MFS transporter is translated as MQMDASIGARLDRLRLSGFHWRLLGLIAAGMYFDSFDIYIAGTVLAAMIHSGESTLSLNATFVSVTFIGMMTGAWLSGLLGDRFGRRFCYQFNLGIYGFASIAAALAPSIYWLIFFRLVMGVGMGAEIVVGYGTLSEFIPADWRGRFGTILNLIINTSLFLSTFLGWLIVPQYGWRWMFAIAGCGALFVWFLRKSMPESPRWLASRGRGDEAREIVERIETACGTRTSYPVNASEPSTREFHSNDTGRLADLFSRRLLTRTITAITVLVALFTVNYAFVSWIPTFLVKQGHSVSSSLGLTAVMFAGGPIGSLIAFALAEHLGRKWGIVLFSLVCVAFGVAYPFAQSAVAITALGFAITCCIYVLSSFSVATYVPELFPTELRLRGSGLANTVGRAVSIVVPYAVASAFMRFGIAGVLTLIVGTLLVQALIVGVLGAETKQRSLESIAADADVTNAETIEGGATAAMK
- a CDS encoding N-acyl homoserine lactonase family protein, which gives rise to MSSPTENYRIYAVKYAHFERRSRDNFIGGDSHDVPMPLDYFVWAVVGESRTFIVDTGFDQAMADKRGRTITNTVERGLKQIGIRADDVEDVIITHMHYDHAGNSSLFPRARYHLQDREMAYCTGRCMCHHALSHPFEPEDVKSMVGRLFDGRVQFHDGASEITPGLSVHWVGGHTNGLQVVRVHTERGWVVLASDASHFYANMQEHRPFPVVYNVGDMLEGYEAAHRLASSPEHVIPGHDPAVLTRYPSHDREMEGWIVRLDAQAR
- a CDS encoding SDR family oxidoreductase is translated as MMLNGKGALVTGSSNGLGLAMARALAGAGCDIVLHGLEAPQQMTQTTDELASAFDVNVAYVQADLATPAGVDALIGAAHERVKTLDVLINNAVVRHFAGIESFPIEHWSSALAVNLTAAFRAIQLTLPGMRERGWGRIFNMTSVYGARAVANRVDYVTTKTALLGLTRSVAIETVNQGITCNAICPGSVLTPNIDGRINALMDESGLNRSDAVREFLKGKQPTGELVEAAHVGEMVVFLCGPAASQITGAMMPIEGGWLAG
- a CDS encoding MmgE/PrpD family protein, translating into MQADSIDANALRSGALTRALACFVAGTQWHDLPANVRNEAKRSLVNYFAVALAGSHDPTLDKAVNVYQRFRADENASIVGRSERTDMLNAAALNAMSANVYDFDDTHIPTIIHPTAPVAAALFALAESHAMSGEALLLAFVLGVEVECRIGNAVSPEHYQRGWHITSTCGVFGAAAAVAKALELDEQHIVWALGNASVQTGGLVETLGTMSKSISVGNAARNGLLSALLAEDGFSGPDAPLEGERGFLRVTASQPSWTALTHELGHEWELLKNTYKPYPCGVVLNPVIDACLDLRRDARWSLDDIEQIELTGHPLLRERTDRAGAGTGRESQVSAQHAVAVVLSRGKAGLDEFSDAAVADPSLRALGSRLRFIDNASWPVESAQVTIVLRSGERVAHRVHAARGSLAAPLANVELADKLHQLAAYSRSGVDAQALIARLWKFETETDAAAVMRLARARGSN
- a CDS encoding NAD(P)-dependent oxidoreductase encodes the protein MSSSQASSQQRGPSLGFVGVGTMGRPMARRLIEAGHTVIVYDRDEAAVAELKAAGAQVAASVREVADSARVVFTSLPTPAIFKQVALGDGGLIEGSAIKVLVDLSTVGSRIEKEVAEGLLAKEIETVDAPVSGGAAGAKKGTLAIMAAGNPVALEEVRGLFDVLGKVFVVGDKAGQGQLLKLLNNMLSSTAFAITSEAFVAGMRGGLDPEVMMSVINAGSGKNGATLDKFPKHVLPGTFDFGFPVGSVCKDIGLAVDECQALGVPMWVGSVARQMWNYAAMQDGAARDMTELVKYVERWSSVDGLED
- a CDS encoding NIPSNAP family protein — its product is MIVEMRIYHCAPTRLPALLDRFTTHTLGFFEKYGIQQIGFWTTLIGPSNHALTYMIQWESLAEREQKWNAFQADADWIATRAASEAQRPIVERIENHFLSPTSFSALR